The proteins below are encoded in one region of Bremerella sp. P1:
- a CDS encoding MATE family efflux transporter produces MSMTQIEETAPRTSMTSKGDLRAVMTIATPALAEQFLEFCVGTTDTYLAGNCLSAENSVPAVAAVGLMAYTCWMIFVICASIGIGATAVVARNIGAGNWQDAELATEQAISLGMILSLITTVVLWFLADDYVAAMQLEGKAYEMALLYLRILIPAIPGFMMIAITTACLHGAGDTVTGLIVMTIVNVLNIAISAALAIGVGPIPKLGWSGIAIGTAVSHAIGGLLLLAILFQGRAHLKVQWRGMWPNIERMRRLLRVGLPGGLNDAIVLSSHLWYLGIINSLGTTQAAAHGLAIRLESPGFLAAWAFAVAASSITGQHLGASNPRRATRATLVSLSICFTLLSAYSLTIMFGGDFVANLFLGFPEEGTTAFTTSEAVLKILGIMSACLPFYAVFTVISGSLRGAGDTTWPLLITLIGFLLIRMPFTYWLALDAIEIPFTGIAFTGVGWGLTGAWLAMLLDNIARMILILLRYWHGAWTRIEV; encoded by the coding sequence ATGTCGATGACGCAGATCGAAGAGACCGCCCCGCGCACGTCGATGACGTCGAAGGGGGATCTGCGCGCCGTGATGACGATCGCTACGCCGGCGCTGGCCGAGCAGTTCCTCGAGTTCTGCGTCGGCACGACCGACACTTATCTGGCCGGCAACTGCCTGTCCGCTGAGAACTCGGTACCCGCCGTGGCTGCCGTCGGTTTGATGGCCTACACGTGCTGGATGATCTTCGTCATCTGTGCGTCGATCGGTATCGGAGCGACCGCCGTCGTGGCCCGCAACATCGGAGCCGGCAACTGGCAGGATGCCGAGCTCGCCACCGAGCAGGCCATCTCGCTGGGCATGATCCTGAGCCTGATCACGACGGTTGTCCTCTGGTTTCTCGCCGACGATTATGTCGCCGCGATGCAGCTGGAGGGGAAGGCCTACGAGATGGCTCTGCTATACCTGCGCATCCTGATACCGGCGATCCCCGGCTTCATGATGATCGCGATTACCACGGCCTGCCTGCACGGTGCCGGTGATACGGTGACCGGCCTAATCGTGATGACGATCGTCAACGTATTGAACATCGCTATCAGTGCCGCTTTGGCCATTGGTGTGGGGCCAATTCCAAAGCTGGGCTGGAGCGGTATCGCCATAGGAACGGCCGTCAGTCATGCGATTGGCGGACTGCTGCTGCTCGCGATTCTGTTTCAAGGCCGCGCTCACCTGAAAGTGCAGTGGCGCGGCATGTGGCCCAACATAGAGAGAATGCGACGGCTGCTGCGAGTCGGCTTGCCAGGCGGATTGAACGACGCGATCGTGCTTTCCTCGCACCTTTGGTATCTGGGCATCATCAATAGCCTGGGCACAACACAAGCCGCCGCGCATGGGCTGGCGATTCGCTTGGAGTCGCCTGGCTTTCTGGCCGCATGGGCATTCGCCGTGGCGGCTTCGTCCATAACGGGCCAGCACCTGGGGGCGAGCAATCCACGTCGAGCAACCCGAGCAACGCTCGTTTCGCTGTCGATCTGTTTCACACTGCTCTCGGCGTACTCGCTGACCATCATGTTTGGCGGTGACTTTGTGGCCAACCTGTTTTTGGGCTTCCCCGAAGAAGGGACCACGGCGTTTACGACCAGCGAGGCCGTGCTGAAGATCCTGGGCATCATGTCGGCGTGCCTGCCGTTTTATGCCGTGTTCACCGTGATCAGCGGCTCGCTCCGCGGGGCCGGCGATACGACCTGGCCGCTGTTGATTACGCTGATTGGCTTCCTGTTGATCCGCATGCCGTTTACCTACTGGCTGGCTTTGGATGCCATCGAGATCCCTTTCACCGGTATCGCATTTACCGGCGTGGGCTG
- a CDS encoding peroxiredoxin-like family protein encodes MTHYVMSVPAPEGTLIAEDGHKVPLAHLYAQRPLLLQFSRHLGCVFCIDHAKQLLKHYETFTRHNLDVALVIMGGAEEAKKFREALKLTFPVYADPDQSVYQAFEVPRGNAWQVAGPHLWWQGLKALTRSGIGRPRGDLMQLSGSYLIDTNGQIVWAFRPSSSVEFPNIDEILVTADTLSPIADG; translated from the coding sequence ATGACTCACTACGTCATGTCGGTCCCGGCCCCAGAAGGAACTTTGATCGCTGAAGACGGCCACAAAGTTCCGTTGGCCCATTTGTACGCCCAGCGGCCTCTATTGCTGCAATTTTCACGGCACCTGGGCTGCGTCTTCTGTATCGATCACGCCAAGCAGCTGCTCAAGCATTACGAGACGTTCACGCGTCATAACCTGGACGTCGCCCTGGTCATCATGGGTGGAGCAGAGGAAGCCAAGAAGTTCCGCGAGGCCCTCAAGCTGACCTTCCCGGTGTATGCCGACCCCGACCAAAGCGTCTACCAGGCATTTGAGGTTCCGCGGGGCAACGCCTGGCAAGTGGCCGGGCCACACCTTTGGTGGCAAGGTCTCAAGGCCCTCACGCGTAGCGGTATCGGTCGCCCCCGAGGTGACTTGATGCAGCTCTCCGGCTCGTACTTGATTGATACCAACGGCCAGATCGTGTGGGCCTTTCGCCCCTCGTCGTCGGTCGAGTTCCCCAACATCGACGAAATCTTGGTCACCGCCGACACCCTCTCGCCCATCGCGGATGGTTAA
- a CDS encoding H-X9-DG-CTERM domain-containing protein — MHAAGTMNFVMCDGSVTSVPQTIDNVIFEALSTIGRNEIATLP; from the coding sequence CTGCATGCCGCCGGTACGATGAATTTCGTGATGTGCGATGGTTCGGTGACCAGCGTTCCACAGACAATCGATAACGTCATCTTCGAGGCCCTCTCGACGATCGGCCGAAACGAAATCGCTACGTTGCCCTAG
- a CDS encoding carboxypeptidase-like regulatory domain-containing protein encodes MLLARILAIAPLCLLVGCFGSDKIVPVSGLVTLDGEPLAGAIVGFEPIAQEGDLEAGYGSYAKTDDEGHYQLRSLKKEDGALVGQHRVSVSTVVGEEGPNGEMIGLTKERVPSRYNNDTELIIEVPPGGTDEANLELESR; translated from the coding sequence ATGCTCCTTGCGCGGATACTCGCGATCGCTCCGCTCTGTTTGCTCGTCGGCTGTTTCGGGTCGGACAAAATCGTGCCGGTTTCGGGCTTGGTGACCCTCGATGGCGAACCCTTAGCGGGTGCCATCGTCGGCTTTGAACCGATCGCCCAGGAAGGAGACCTGGAAGCGGGTTACGGTAGCTACGCCAAGACCGACGATGAAGGCCATTACCAGCTGCGCTCCCTCAAGAAGGAAGACGGCGCATTGGTCGGACAACACCGCGTCTCAGTGAGCACGGTGGTCGGCGAGGAAGGTCCCAACGGCGAAATGATCGGCTTGACCAAAGAGCGTGTGCCTTCCCGGTATAACAACGATACCGAGCTGATCATCGAAGTCCCGCCAGGCGGCACCGACGAGGCGAACCTGGAGTTGGAGTCGCGGTAG
- the argB gene encoding acetylglutamate kinase, with product MKEAIEKADVLIEALGWIRRFRNKVTVIKLGGSVMENPDALRHCLIDIVFMETVGMRPVVIHGGGAAISRAMAEAKIEPNFIQGRRYTDDATLKIVEEVLAGKVCSHITQEIEDIGGRAMSLNLDPQCVLFGERMTLPGDNGEAIDLGHVGNVTEVDRATIENLCYAGQVPIIPSMCIDKKTEQKLNVNADTAANAVAEALGAEKLVFLSDVNGVRTDKDDPDTLVHSLNREKAEAMIKSGQIASGMIPKVEACLETLSRGVSKIHIIDGRLRHSLLLEIYTNTGVGTEIVL from the coding sequence TTGAAAGAAGCCATCGAAAAAGCGGACGTCCTGATTGAAGCCCTAGGATGGATCCGCCGCTTCCGCAACAAAGTCACTGTGATCAAGTTGGGCGGAAGCGTCATGGAAAACCCCGACGCGCTGCGGCACTGCTTAATTGATATCGTCTTTATGGAAACGGTCGGCATGCGTCCGGTCGTCATTCATGGAGGCGGGGCCGCCATCAGCCGCGCCATGGCCGAAGCGAAGATCGAGCCCAACTTCATTCAAGGACGCCGCTACACCGACGACGCCACGCTGAAGATCGTCGAAGAAGTCCTCGCTGGCAAAGTGTGTAGCCACATCACGCAAGAGATCGAAGACATCGGCGGTCGGGCAATGAGCCTGAACCTCGATCCGCAGTGCGTGCTGTTTGGCGAGCGGATGACGCTGCCAGGCGACAACGGCGAAGCGATCGACCTGGGCCATGTCGGCAACGTGACCGAAGTCGATCGGGCGACGATCGAGAACCTGTGCTATGCAGGCCAGGTGCCGATCATCCCCAGCATGTGCATCGATAAGAAGACCGAGCAAAAGCTGAACGTCAACGCCGATACGGCCGCCAACGCGGTGGCCGAAGCGCTGGGCGCCGAGAAGCTGGTCTTCCTGTCCGATGTGAACGGCGTGCGTACCGACAAAGACGATCCCGATACGCTGGTCCACTCGCTCAATCGCGAGAAGGCCGAAGCGATGATCAAGTCGGGTCAAATTGCTTCCGGCATGATTCCGAAGGTCGAAGCCTGCCTGGAAACCCTGTCACGCGGCGTGAGCAAGATCCACATCATCGACGGCCGCCTGCGACATTCGCTGCTGCTGGAAATTTACACGAACACCGGGGTGGGTACAGAAATCGTTTTGTAG
- a CDS encoding aspartate aminotransferase family protein, producing the protein MSTTDASAGTEPLSSTETVELFQKYVVPNYVRYPVNLVRGEGSKIWDAEGKEYLDLFPGWGCNLLGHCPDMVVSAVQDQVAKLIHVPNTWHMDVQGEWAKMLSDRSFGGKAFFCNSGAEANEAAIKLARLHTPDEKYKIITFLGGFHGRTYGAVTATAQPKYHQHIGPMMAGFSYAPHGDLDAVRDLVDEHTCAIMIEPIQGEGGVKLPPEGFLEGLRKIADENNLLLIFDEVQTGCGRTGEWFGYQHFGVQPDIMTLAKSLCGGVAGGALMTTSEIANSLKPGMHAATFGGNPLAARAGIAAIQQIERDGLLEKAKQASEIFRERLTALKEECDLIQEVRIVGMMIGLELSVDGAPAVKACLEKQLLINCTQGRVIRLLPAMNITEQEIHRGCDILSEVLKNLPTSAE; encoded by the coding sequence ATGAGTACGACCGATGCTTCCGCCGGTACCGAGCCGTTGAGCTCGACGGAGACAGTAGAACTGTTCCAGAAGTATGTAGTGCCCAACTACGTGCGCTACCCGGTAAACCTGGTCCGCGGCGAAGGTTCGAAAATCTGGGATGCCGAAGGGAAAGAGTATCTCGACCTGTTCCCCGGCTGGGGCTGTAACCTTTTGGGGCATTGTCCCGACATGGTTGTTTCCGCGGTGCAGGACCAGGTTGCCAAGCTGATTCATGTTCCCAACACGTGGCACATGGACGTCCAGGGTGAATGGGCCAAGATGCTGTCCGATCGGAGCTTTGGCGGCAAGGCGTTCTTCTGCAACAGCGGAGCCGAAGCCAACGAAGCGGCGATCAAGCTGGCTCGCCTGCACACGCCCGACGAAAAGTACAAGATCATCACCTTCTTGGGCGGTTTTCATGGTCGTACCTATGGCGCCGTGACGGCAACTGCGCAGCCGAAGTACCATCAGCACATCGGTCCGATGATGGCTGGTTTCAGCTACGCTCCGCACGGAGATCTGGACGCGGTGCGCGACCTGGTCGACGAACACACGTGTGCGATCATGATCGAGCCGATTCAGGGCGAAGGTGGCGTGAAGCTGCCGCCTGAGGGTTTCCTGGAAGGTCTGCGAAAGATCGCTGACGAGAACAACTTGCTGTTGATCTTCGACGAAGTTCAAACCGGCTGCGGTCGAACTGGCGAGTGGTTCGGCTACCAGCACTTCGGCGTTCAGCCTGACATCATGACCCTGGCCAAGAGCTTGTGCGGTGGTGTTGCTGGCGGGGCACTGATGACGACGTCCGAAATCGCCAACAGCTTGAAGCCTGGCATGCATGCGGCCACGTTTGGTGGTAACCCACTGGCTGCCCGAGCCGGGATCGCGGCGATTCAACAGATCGAGCGCGATGGTCTCTTGGAAAAGGCCAAGCAGGCCAGCGAGATCTTCCGCGAGCGACTGACGGCGCTGAAGGAAGAATGCGACTTGATTCAGGAAGTTCGGATTGTCGGTATGATGATCGGCCTGGAACTTTCGGTCGATGGGGCCCCGGCCGTGAAGGCCTGCCTCGAGAAGCAGCTGCTGATTAACTGCACGCAAGGACGGGTTATCCGTCTGTTGCCGGCGATGAATATTACCGAGCAAGAGATTCATCGCGGGTGCGATATTCTTTCTGAAGTGTTGAAAAACTTGCCAACTTCGGCTGAGTAA
- the argF gene encoding ornithine carbamoyltransferase translates to MRHFLSLFDVSDDELKRIFELGHQLKSRLKSGVREPILQGKVAGLLFEKPSLRTRVSFEAGMAQLGGSSLFLGEDVGWGKREAPQDFSRVIGQYLDVIVCRAKAHDKVETLAKYADTVIINGLTDLCHPCQALADLMTIHEEFGTLEGQKLTFVGDGNNVSRSLALACAKMNMQFTLAHPKGYEIEQEFIDRILKDSPAAKIEQTTDPIAAVEGACAVYTDVWASMGQEAEQAKREKAFADFQVNQKLMDAAGKDAIFLHCLPAKRGQEVTDEVMDCPTSRIVEQAGNRMHAQKGLLVWLLTEAVDKVHLD, encoded by the coding sequence ATGCGACATTTCTTGAGCCTCTTTGACGTTTCCGACGACGAACTAAAGCGAATCTTTGAACTGGGTCACCAGCTGAAATCCCGCTTGAAGTCAGGCGTCCGCGAACCCATTCTGCAGGGCAAAGTGGCAGGGCTGTTGTTCGAGAAACCTTCGCTGCGAACACGCGTCAGCTTTGAGGCCGGCATGGCTCAGTTGGGCGGTAGCAGTTTGTTCCTCGGCGAAGATGTTGGCTGGGGCAAGCGAGAAGCTCCGCAGGATTTCAGCCGCGTGATTGGCCAGTATCTGGACGTGATTGTCTGTCGAGCCAAGGCGCACGACAAGGTCGAAACGCTGGCCAAGTACGCCGATACGGTCATCATCAATGGCCTGACCGACCTGTGCCATCCGTGCCAGGCCCTGGCCGATCTGATGACCATTCACGAAGAGTTCGGCACGCTCGAAGGCCAGAAGCTGACCTTCGTTGGCGACGGCAACAACGTTTCCCGCAGCCTGGCTTTGGCCTGTGCCAAGATGAACATGCAGTTCACGCTGGCACACCCCAAGGGCTACGAGATCGAGCAAGAGTTCATCGATCGCATCCTGAAGGATTCGCCGGCCGCGAAGATCGAACAGACGACCGATCCCATCGCTGCCGTCGAAGGTGCCTGTGCCGTTTACACCGACGTGTGGGCCAGCATGGGGCAAGAAGCCGAGCAGGCCAAACGTGAGAAGGCCTTCGCTGACTTCCAGGTCAATCAGAAGTTGATGGACGCTGCCGGCAAGGACGCAATCTTTCTGCACTGTTTGCCAGCCAAGCGTGGCCAGGAAGTGACCGACGAAGTGATGGACTGCCCAACCAGCCGAATCGTCGAACAGGCTGGCAACCGCATGCACGCCCAAAAGGGCCTGCTGGTCTGGCTGCTGACCGAAGCGGTCGACAAGGTTCACCTCGACTAG
- the rph gene encoding ribonuclease PH, whose product MPRHDGRSASQLRPLKVKRKYTKNAPGSVLIQAGTTTVLCTASVESSVPPWLKGSEKGWVTAEYNMLPGSTPTRKPRKVDGRTTEIQRLIGRSLRAVVDLEALGEQMITVDCDVLDADGGTRTASITGAFIALVDAVSTIELPDPKRSVFKDSLAAISVGVVNGSPVLDLDYVEDFAATVDMNVVMTGSGKFIEIQGTGEEATFSEDELAKLLKLAKGGIKDLTEMQQKALGRKWPIA is encoded by the coding sequence ATGCCCCGTCACGATGGCCGTTCCGCTTCGCAGCTTCGTCCTTTGAAGGTGAAGCGAAAGTACACCAAGAACGCTCCTGGCAGCGTGCTGATTCAAGCAGGCACCACCACCGTTCTGTGCACGGCCAGCGTTGAATCGTCGGTCCCGCCGTGGCTGAAAGGGAGCGAGAAGGGGTGGGTGACCGCCGAGTACAACATGCTGCCCGGCAGCACGCCCACGCGTAAGCCGCGTAAGGTGGATGGTCGCACGACCGAGATCCAGCGGTTGATCGGTCGCAGCCTGCGAGCGGTGGTCGATCTGGAAGCTTTGGGCGAACAGATGATCACGGTCGACTGCGACGTGCTGGACGCCGACGGCGGGACGCGCACGGCTAGCATTACCGGGGCGTTCATTGCCTTGGTCGACGCCGTCAGCACGATCGAGCTGCCTGACCCGAAGCGTTCGGTCTTCAAAGACAGCCTGGCCGCGATCAGTGTCGGCGTCGTCAATGGTTCGCCTGTCTTGGACCTGGATTACGTCGAAGACTTCGCCGCGACGGTCGACATGAATGTCGTCATGACCGGCAGTGGGAAGTTCATTGAGATCCAAGGAACCGGCGAAGAAGCAACCTTTAGCGAAGACGAGCTGGCGAAGCTTTTGAAACTGGCCAAAGGCGGCATCAAGGATTTGACCGAGATGCAGCAAAAAGCCCTCGGTCGAAAATGGCCGATCGCCTAG
- a CDS encoding TolB family protein: MTNRSGKAFLTASAVLVLVLAAVGIWYFSTAHLPSSSPELAQYVHGQAAYPIVFTSRTSAASLRAAADPGETFVYPGQPLWQARQGRLRMLLPSGQVSELTWEKKLPDGSTLIDVMSPSVSPDGKKILFAGRKASPDAGHFRLYEIQIDGTGLRQLTGGPRDPGCTTVPPMRYDESGEKTLSDSERKQVDYDDVDPTYAPGGHIVFVSSRTPDLGRDHARRSTTLWIMKEDGSDKKPLTANRNNDRWPWIAPNGYVVFSLWSRNREVISRDLTTIEPYTDGAETATLPTDAWLGAHVEPNGDFFGGVLKTKEPVWRPRGLDNGNYVFMTAPATDDQAAGTMTVVQAKAGSVNNSPSSLAKESVLPTTSDSLLTYGPSQDAEGNRLQLATPAAYPDNQITLAAASGNDDGTWDESAYGIYLASADWGSEPTAESISLRKVFDDPQLVDSEPVAVTSRDIKYNFYALEVGDGTRTIRFANGEEFTGPTAEVHNSAVSFAGNQDDPGQNAANNDGPIFNPVPKDLIETIRVYGSNRDRFDSPEQPRVPGDFELLIETPVKADDFSFRIPPGAPTVLAGFDSEGHVVSWQSNATNAKGEKATFYAFAGDHYSGARPGFTHFCTGCHTGHSGTPTLRKPPRR; this comes from the coding sequence ATGACAAATAGGTCAGGCAAAGCTTTTCTAACTGCGTCTGCTGTCTTAGTACTCGTTCTGGCCGCTGTTGGCATTTGGTATTTCAGCACTGCCCACTTACCGTCGAGCAGCCCTGAGCTGGCCCAGTACGTACACGGGCAAGCGGCCTATCCTATCGTCTTCACGTCACGTACGAGCGCCGCGAGCCTGCGTGCTGCCGCTGATCCCGGCGAGACCTTCGTGTACCCGGGCCAACCGCTGTGGCAGGCCCGCCAGGGGCGTCTACGGATGCTGCTTCCCAGTGGTCAGGTCAGCGAACTGACCTGGGAAAAGAAGTTGCCTGATGGCTCGACATTGATTGACGTCATGAGCCCCAGCGTCTCGCCTGATGGCAAGAAGATCCTCTTCGCCGGACGCAAAGCATCACCCGATGCCGGCCACTTTCGCTTGTACGAAATTCAAATCGATGGAACAGGCCTGCGTCAGCTGACCGGCGGTCCGAGGGATCCTGGCTGCACGACCGTTCCGCCGATGCGCTATGACGAAAGCGGTGAAAAAACTCTCTCGGACTCCGAGCGAAAACAGGTCGACTACGACGATGTCGATCCAACTTATGCGCCTGGCGGGCACATCGTCTTTGTCTCGAGCCGCACGCCGGATCTGGGTCGCGACCATGCCCGCCGAAGCACAACGCTGTGGATCATGAAAGAAGATGGCAGCGACAAGAAGCCACTGACTGCCAATCGGAATAACGATCGCTGGCCGTGGATTGCCCCGAATGGTTACGTTGTCTTTAGCCTTTGGAGCCGGAATCGCGAAGTCATCTCGCGTGATCTCACGACGATCGAGCCTTATACCGATGGCGCGGAAACCGCCACACTGCCTACCGATGCGTGGCTGGGAGCCCACGTCGAACCCAACGGAGATTTCTTTGGTGGCGTGCTGAAGACGAAAGAGCCAGTTTGGCGTCCTCGCGGACTGGACAACGGCAACTACGTCTTCATGACGGCGCCGGCCACCGACGATCAAGCGGCAGGCACGATGACCGTGGTTCAAGCGAAAGCAGGCAGCGTGAACAATTCACCCAGTTCGCTGGCCAAAGAATCGGTTCTACCCACCACAAGCGACTCGCTGCTGACCTATGGCCCTTCACAGGATGCCGAAGGAAACCGTCTGCAACTCGCGACGCCTGCCGCCTACCCGGACAACCAAATCACCTTGGCGGCCGCGAGCGGAAACGACGATGGCACCTGGGACGAGTCAGCGTATGGAATATACCTGGCCAGCGCCGATTGGGGCTCAGAACCCACGGCGGAGAGCATCTCGCTTCGCAAAGTGTTCGATGATCCCCAGCTGGTCGACAGCGAACCGGTCGCGGTGACGTCCCGAGACATTAAGTACAACTTCTATGCATTGGAAGTAGGCGACGGTACGCGAACGATTCGCTTTGCCAATGGAGAAGAGTTCACGGGTCCCACAGCCGAGGTCCACAATTCAGCCGTGAGCTTTGCCGGCAACCAGGATGACCCAGGGCAAAATGCCGCCAACAACGACGGGCCTATTTTTAATCCAGTTCCCAAAGATCTGATCGAGACCATCCGCGTTTACGGATCCAATCGCGATCGTTTCGATTCACCCGAGCAACCACGTGTGCCGGGCGATTTCGAACTGCTGATAGAGACCCCCGTGAAGGCCGATGACTTCAGCTTTCGTATTCCCCCGGGAGCACCGACCGTCTTAGCTGGCTTCGACTCCGAGGGGCACGTGGTGAGCTGGCAGAGCAACGCCACGAATGCCAAGGGAGAGAAGGCAACCTTCTACGCATTCGCCGGAGATCACTACAGTGGAGCTCGACCAGGGTTCACGCACTTCTGCACCGGTTGCCATACCGGGCACAGCGGCACTCCGACGCTTCGCAAACCCCCGCGACGTTAG
- a CDS encoding DUF3823 domain-containing protein, protein MTTARISIGLFAFALLACVGCSEAPSIVKGSVSKGGEALQVSGQGDIQIHFIQEENGKMTGQTFMASVDSTGHFEAEVPAGDYRIAVQQLDPYPDVDKLKGKFSQNKTPIKQSVKAGDTLDIDLSQYDK, encoded by the coding sequence GTGACAACCGCTCGGATTTCTATCGGCTTGTTTGCCTTCGCGTTGCTGGCTTGCGTCGGCTGCTCGGAAGCCCCTTCGATCGTCAAAGGCTCAGTTAGCAAGGGTGGCGAAGCCCTTCAGGTTAGCGGCCAGGGAGACATCCAGATTCACTTCATCCAGGAAGAGAATGGCAAGATGACCGGCCAGACGTTTATGGCCAGCGTCGACTCGACTGGTCATTTTGAAGCAGAAGTGCCGGCCGGCGATTATCGAATTGCTGTTCAGCAGTTGGATCCTTACCCCGATGTCGACAAGCTCAAGGGCAAGTTCAGCCAGAACAAGACGCCTATTAAGCAGTCCGTCAAAGCTGGCGATACTCTCGACATCGATTTGAGCCAGTATGACAAATAG
- a CDS encoding DUF1559 domain-containing protein, which yields MHQTLAKSLGRQKAFTLVELLVVIAIIGVLIALLLPAVQQAREAARRSQCINNLKQIGLAAHNHHDTFLKFPAALYNHNNGYAGNNESDQVGPNWAVKLLPFVEQSALYDAFNVNENNANTVDKWNRDVTLPNGEFARAQEIPGYLCPSDAASKTPYNSGSLGGNWGRGNYAANGGFQSWWNDGESTTPNGYSQSISSDGVFTVNKGKNMSAVTDGTSNTALVDEIRIGEVDTDQRGVWALGVSGSSIVNNFSRGDCHGPNDRNSNSDDVLDCQDFADGRGGCWEGCTNTQAVARSLHPGIVNIVYVDGSVSSISETIDQPTWAMIHAVNDGVPYQKP from the coding sequence ATGCATCAGACTCTTGCAAAAAGCTTAGGACGACAGAAAGCCTTTACGCTTGTCGAACTGCTCGTTGTCATCGCGATTATTGGTGTCTTGATTGCTCTTTTGTTGCCGGCGGTTCAACAAGCACGTGAAGCCGCACGACGCTCTCAGTGCATCAATAATCTCAAACAAATTGGGCTGGCAGCTCACAACCATCACGACACGTTCCTTAAGTTCCCAGCCGCACTCTACAACCACAACAACGGCTATGCTGGGAACAACGAGTCGGACCAGGTCGGTCCGAACTGGGCAGTTAAGCTCTTGCCGTTTGTCGAACAATCGGCCCTTTACGACGCTTTCAATGTTAATGAAAACAACGCGAACACCGTCGATAAGTGGAATCGCGATGTGACGCTCCCCAACGGTGAGTTCGCTCGTGCTCAAGAGATTCCTGGCTACCTGTGTCCTAGCGATGCTGCATCCAAGACGCCTTATAACAGCGGCAGCCTTGGTGGCAACTGGGGTCGCGGCAACTACGCCGCCAATGGTGGTTTTCAATCGTGGTGGAATGACGGTGAGTCGACCACGCCGAACGGCTACAGCCAGAGCATCAGCTCGGACGGTGTGTTCACCGTCAACAAAGGCAAGAACATGTCGGCCGTTACCGACGGTACATCCAACACGGCCTTGGTCGACGAAATTCGTATCGGTGAAGTCGATACGGATCAGCGTGGTGTTTGGGCTTTGGGTGTTTCCGGTTCCAGCATCGTGAACAATTTCTCGCGTGGTGACTGCCACGGTCCGAACGATCGTAATAGCAACTCCGACGACGTCCTGGACTGCCAAGACTTTGCCGACGGCCGAGGCGGATGCTGGGAAGGCTGCACCAATACGCAAGCCGTTGCTCGCTCGCTGCATCCGGGCATCGTCAACATCGTGTATGTCGACGGCAGCGTTAGCAGCATCTCGGAAACGATCGATCAGCCAACCTGGGCGATGATCCACGCCGTCAACGATGGCGTTCCATACCAAAAGCCATAG